The Sedimentisphaera salicampi genome includes a region encoding these proteins:
- the rplE gene encoding 50S ribosomal protein L5 — translation MARLKDLYKSKIAAQMQEKFGYKSVMAIPKLEKVVLSMGVGNAIQDKKYLDQAVKDLTSISGQKPLVCKAKISVSNFKLRAGEPIGCKVTLRGERMYEFLDRLINLAIPRVKDFRGLSTKSFDGRGNYSIGFAEQSIFPEIDSVNMFAPQGLNVTFVTTADTDQECREMLTMFGMPFKK, via the coding sequence ATGGCACGACTGAAAGATCTATATAAATCTAAAATTGCTGCACAAATGCAGGAGAAATTCGGTTACAAGTCTGTTATGGCAATACCGAAGCTCGAGAAGGTAGTTTTGTCTATGGGTGTGGGCAACGCAATTCAGGACAAGAAGTACCTCGATCAGGCAGTGAAAGACCTTACTTCGATCTCGGGGCAGAAGCCGCTGGTATGCAAGGCCAAGATCAGCGTTTCAAACTTCAAGCTCCGTGCAGGTGAGCCGATTGGGTGCAAGGTAACTCTCAGAGGTGAGAGGATGTACGAATTCCTTGACAGGCTTATAAACCTTGCAATTCCAAGAGTGAAAGACTTCCGCGGTCTGAGCACAAAAAGCTTTGATGGGAGAGGCAACTACTCTATCGGTTTTGCAGAGCAGAGCATTTTCCCCGAAATTGATTCGGTGAATATGTTTGCCCCTCAGGGTCTGAATGTAACTTTTGTTACCACAGCGGATACCGATCAGGAGTGTCGTGAGATGCTTACGATGTTTGGTATGCCCTTTAAAAAATAA
- the rpsE gene encoding 30S ribosomal protein S5, with translation MAKASDNYTAQSDSAFEDQVVKIYRCAKVVKGGRKFSFAALVVVGDRNGTVGIGYCKANEVPNAVEKAVKEARKNTVKVALNEGTITHEVVGKCRATQVRLLPASSGTGVIAGLSSRAVLELAGVHNVLTKIYGSTSPKNVVKATLDGLCKLKSREEVKSLRGVELEI, from the coding sequence TTGGCTAAAGCATCAGATAATTATACAGCACAAAGCGATTCGGCATTTGAAGATCAGGTGGTTAAGATATACCGCTGTGCAAAAGTTGTTAAAGGCGGCCGTAAGTTCAGTTTTGCTGCACTTGTCGTCGTTGGAGACAGAAACGGCACAGTAGGAATCGGCTACTGTAAAGCAAATGAGGTGCCGAATGCGGTAGAGAAGGCCGTTAAAGAAGCCCGTAAGAATACGGTGAAAGTGGCTTTGAACGAAGGTACTATAACCCATGAGGTTGTCGGGAAATGCAGGGCAACGCAAGTAAGATTGCTCCCTGCCAGCTCGGGTACTGGAGTTATTGCAGGTTTGAGCAGCCGTGCTGTTCTCGAGCTTGCAGGTGTCCACAACGTTCTAACTAAGATTTATGGGAGCACTTCTCCCAAGAACGTGGTTAAAGCAACTCTCGACGGGTTGTGCAAACTCAAAAGCAGAGAAGAAGTAAAATCTCTTCGCGGTGTGGAACTTGAAATCTGA
- the rplO gene encoding 50S ribosomal protein L15 produces MLSHEITKNAGKNKAPSRIGRGRGSGNGKTAGRGHKGQKSRSGHSRKAMFAGGNIPVFRRLPRVGFSNYHFANNYEIVNVVQLEKYFEDGSTVGVEQLAEHGLVGSSASRVKILGDGQLTKKLTVQAHKFSKSAQEKISSCGGTASVVA; encoded by the coding sequence ATGTTGAGTCACGAGATAACGAAAAATGCCGGCAAAAATAAGGCTCCTTCCCGTATTGGAAGAGGCCGAGGCAGTGGAAATGGAAAAACTGCTGGCCGAGGACATAAAGGACAGAAATCCAGATCTGGGCACTCCCGCAAGGCAATGTTTGCCGGCGGTAACATACCTGTATTCCGCAGGCTTCCCAGAGTTGGCTTCAGCAATTATCATTTTGCTAATAACTACGAAATTGTGAATGTAGTTCAGCTTGAGAAGTACTTCGAAGACGGCTCTACCGTTGGCGTGGAGCAGCTCGCAGAGCATGGTCTTGTTGGAAGTTCTGCAAGCAGGGTCAAGATTCTTGGTGATGGACAGCTTACTAAGAAACTGACAGTACAGGCGCATAAATTCAGCAAAAGTGCACAGGAAAAAATATCCAGCTGCGGCGGTACGGCAAGTGTCGTGGCCTGA
- the rplF gene encoding 50S ribosomal protein L6, translating into MSRIGRKPIDLPSGVSVEVGSGKVKVKGPKGELSENAYSGIDIKVEDSSVVFENTNPADRKLQAMFGTMRALVNNMITGVTNGFSREMQIFGTGFNVKEQGGKLILNVGYCHTVDIPVPKGISIEIKTAATKGNDVPAVFTISGIDKQQLGQFAANVRAARPPEPYQGKGVRYADEFVRRKVGKAFAS; encoded by the coding sequence ATGAGTCGTATCGGAAGAAAACCTATAGATTTACCCTCCGGAGTGAGTGTAGAAGTTGGCTCGGGCAAGGTCAAAGTAAAAGGGCCTAAAGGCGAGCTCTCGGAAAATGCTTACTCGGGCATAGACATTAAAGTTGAAGACAGCAGTGTTGTTTTTGAAAACACGAATCCTGCAGACAGAAAACTGCAAGCGATGTTTGGAACAATGAGGGCTCTGGTAAACAATATGATTACCGGCGTTACCAATGGCTTTTCAAGAGAAATGCAGATCTTTGGTACTGGTTTCAATGTTAAGGAACAGGGCGGCAAGCTTATCCTCAATGTTGGTTACTGCCATACTGTTGATATACCTGTGCCAAAAGGCATATCGATTGAGATCAAAACCGCAGCCACAAAAGGTAATGATGTTCCCGCTGTGTTTACTATTTCCGGAATTGACAAGCAGCAGCTTGGTCAGTTTGCCGCAAACGTTAGAGCGGCACGTCCGCCGGAGCCGTATCAGGGCAAAGGTGTGCGTTATGCTGATGAATTTGTACGCCGCAAGGTCGGCAAGGCATTTGCATCCTAA
- a CDS encoding adenylate kinase — translation MIVILVGPPGAGKGTQCKKLVEQFDMKHLSSGDIFRSEIAGKTDLGQKAKQHIDKGELVPDELVIDMMISAVKNADYNCILDGFPRTLPQAEQLDKALEKENTKIDAVIELAVNDETVVQRISKRRVCPDCGAVYHLETMPPMQDGICDKCGSKIIQRDDDKREVVLERLETYHKMTEPIISHYKDASAAYIEIDGSQRPEAITNDIAQRLKEA, via the coding sequence ATGATAGTAATACTCGTAGGTCCGCCGGGAGCAGGAAAAGGAACTCAGTGCAAGAAACTGGTTGAACAGTTTGATATGAAGCACCTTTCCAGCGGAGATATATTCAGAAGCGAGATTGCCGGCAAAACAGACCTCGGCCAGAAGGCCAAGCAGCACATAGACAAAGGTGAGCTTGTGCCCGATGAGCTTGTTATAGATATGATGATTTCAGCCGTTAAGAATGCCGATTACAACTGCATTCTCGATGGATTCCCGAGAACTCTGCCTCAGGCGGAGCAGCTCGATAAAGCTCTCGAAAAGGAAAATACCAAAATTGATGCTGTGATTGAGCTCGCTGTCAACGACGAAACAGTTGTCCAGCGGATTTCCAAACGCAGAGTCTGCCCAGACTGCGGGGCTGTGTATCACCTTGAAACTATGCCTCCAATGCAGGATGGGATATGCGATAAATGCGGCAGCAAAATTATCCAGCGGGATGATGATAAGAGGGAAGTTGTTCTTGAAAGACTCGAAACTTATCATAAAATGACTGAACCGATCATCTCGCATTACAAAGATGCGTCTGCTGCTTATATTGAAATAGATGGCTCACAGCGGCCCGAAGCGATAACTAATGATATCGCTCAAAGGTTGAAAGAAGCATAG
- the infA gene encoding translation initiation factor IF-1, producing the protein MGKNDGIRIEGKVLEAMPNAVFKVELENGHQIEAHVSGKMRMHFIRILPGDTVVVEMSPYDLSKGRIVLRK; encoded by the coding sequence ATGGGTAAGAACGACGGAATAAGAATCGAAGGTAAAGTGCTTGAAGCTATGCCGAATGCTGTTTTCAAGGTTGAGCTTGAAAATGGACATCAGATTGAGGCGCATGTTTCAGGTAAAATGAGGATGCATTTTATTCGTATCCTTCCCGGAGATACTGTAGTAGTAGAAATGAGTCCATACGACTTAAGTAAAGGTCGTATTGTTTTAAGAAAATAG
- the map gene encoding type I methionyl aminopeptidase yields the protein MGFSIKNSSEIEKMRVSGGIVRKALENVRSICKPGVTTAELDEIAAKTAEEVGAATLFKGQKSPHTPKPFPGAVCASVNEQVVHGIPSSRVELSEGDIVSVDFGVKLDGYCGDSAVTIAVGEVSALKRKLMDVTKAVLDIAINNMAPGKKWSGIAAQMQAKAKSEGFSVVKELVGHGIGKEMHEPPQVPNFVDRFTLNNDFTLREGMVIAVEPMINAGRGAVKTLRDGWTVVTRDGRPSAHFEHTIAVTASGCEVMTG from the coding sequence ATGGGTTTTTCCATTAAAAATAGCAGCGAAATTGAAAAAATGCGAGTTTCAGGCGGAATTGTCCGCAAGGCTCTTGAAAATGTAAGAAGTATCTGCAAGCCCGGTGTAACAACCGCAGAGCTTGATGAAATAGCTGCTAAAACTGCTGAAGAAGTAGGTGCGGCAACGCTCTTTAAAGGGCAGAAATCTCCGCATACTCCCAAGCCGTTTCCCGGTGCTGTATGTGCTTCGGTAAACGAGCAGGTAGTACACGGCATCCCCTCCAGCAGGGTTGAGCTCTCTGAGGGCGATATTGTGAGCGTTGATTTCGGCGTAAAGCTTGATGGTTATTGCGGAGATTCAGCCGTTACGATTGCCGTAGGCGAGGTTTCCGCTCTCAAGCGTAAACTGATGGACGTTACTAAAGCAGTTTTGGATATTGCTATAAATAATATGGCTCCCGGGAAGAAATGGAGCGGGATAGCTGCTCAGATGCAGGCAAAGGCCAAGTCTGAGGGGTTTTCCGTGGTGAAAGAGCTTGTAGGCCATGGCATCGGCAAGGAAATGCACGAACCCCCGCAGGTGCCGAATTTTGTTGATAGATTTACGCTCAACAACGATTTCACCCTTAGAGAAGGGATGGTAATAGCTGTTGAGCCGATGATAAACGCCGGCAGAGGCGCAGTTAAAACTTTAAGAGACGGCTGGACAGTGGTAACCAGAGATGGAAGACCAAGCGCTCATTTTGAGCACACTATAGCTGTTACAGCCTCCGGATGTGAAGTGATGACTGGATAA
- the rplR gene encoding 50S ribosomal protein L18, with translation MRYKRLKQSNRRRKYRVRKKVKGDSDRPRLSVYRSNKNITAQIIDDRSGVTLASASTMQEALKKDIGHGGNAEAAKTVGETLAKRASEVGIKLVRFDRGAYRYHGRVKALADAAREAGLVF, from the coding sequence ATGAGATATAAAAGACTTAAGCAATCAAATAGAAGGCGTAAATACAGAGTAAGGAAGAAGGTTAAAGGTGATTCTGACCGCCCTAGACTCTCTGTGTATCGCTCAAATAAAAATATTACAGCTCAGATAATTGATGACCGCAGCGGGGTTACCCTCGCATCTGCGAGCACCATGCAGGAAGCTTTGAAAAAAGACATTGGTCATGGCGGCAACGCCGAAGCAGCGAAGACTGTCGGCGAAACTCTGGCTAAGCGTGCTTCCGAAGTGGGGATTAAGCTTGTAAGATTCGATCGCGGTGCATACAGATATCATGGCAGAGTTAAGGCTTTGGCTGATGCTGCCAGAGAAGCCGGACTTGTATTCTGA
- a CDS encoding type Z 30S ribosomal protein S14, translated as MSTKALENKVKKKPKFRVRGYTRCELCGRSRAVYRKFKICRICFRKLANEGKIPGVKKTSW; from the coding sequence ATGTCAACAAAGGCACTTGAAAACAAAGTAAAAAAGAAGCCCAAATTCAGGGTACGCGGATACACAAGATGTGAGCTCTGCGGAAGATCCAGAGCTGTTTACAGAAAGTTTAAGATTTGTCGTATTTGTTTCAGGAAGCTTGCCAATGAAGGCAAAATTCCTGGCGTGAAAAAGACAAGTTGGTAA
- the rpsK gene encoding 30S ribosomal protein S11, with product MAKATKRKTRKNVPKGVVHIKSTFNNTVVTITDMEGASLCAASAGQMGFKGSRKSTPFAAQKAAEKAATEAKRHGLRDVEIQVKGPGQGRESAITAIQSSGIRISSIEDVTPIPHNGCRPPKRRRV from the coding sequence ATGGCTAAAGCTACTAAAAGAAAAACAAGAAAAAATGTACCTAAGGGTGTGGTGCATATTAAATCTACCTTCAACAACACCGTGGTAACTATCACCGATATGGAAGGCGCATCTCTCTGCGCTGCTTCAGCCGGACAGATGGGATTCAAGGGCTCAAGAAAGAGCACACCTTTTGCCGCTCAGAAGGCCGCTGAAAAGGCTGCTACTGAAGCAAAAAGGCACGGGCTTAGAGATGTTGAAATTCAGGTGAAAGGACCGGGGCAGGGAAGAGAATCAGCTATTACTGCGATTCAAAGCTCAGGGATCAGAATTTCATCTATTGAAGACGTAACACCTATACCGCACAACGGCTGCCGTCCTCCGAAACGCCGCCGCGTGTAA
- the secY gene encoding preprotein translocase subunit SecY gives MFSKLVNVFKIPDLRKKILFTIMLLCIYRVGFHIHVPGTDNEVIQQQTSSRDSSSPLGRMAETMQMFTGGTLSRSSLFGLGIMPYISASIILMLLGEVWEPLKKLRQEGMQGQRKIQEYTRYLTVPLCVIQALMIMTWLRSMGGIYPGMEFSTTLLGVIGMTAGTLFLMWLGEQIDEYGIGNGISLLIMAGILSRMPGTVVQVAQNSTLQVGAIEGQYGPGKIMFIVAAFLFVVAGAILITQAQRRIPIQQARQMRGRRMVGGVRHYLPLRVNHGGVMPIIFASSLMMFPGIIIDQIAKIGTLGGSPVMMYLAGAFTPQAWTYNFVYIVMIFAFSYFWTTVQFQPKDLAKSLRDQGSFVPGLRPGHRTAEYLEKVMTRITFYGASFLAVIAVVPQLVTILMGVDWVVASFLGGTGLLIVVSVSLDLVQRIESQLVMHNYEGFSDSGKIKGARR, from the coding sequence ATGTTCAGCAAGTTAGTAAACGTTTTCAAGATACCTGACCTACGCAAGAAGATACTGTTTACAATAATGCTGCTATGCATTTACAGGGTAGGATTCCATATCCACGTGCCCGGAACAGATAATGAAGTGATTCAGCAGCAGACAAGCAGCAGGGATTCTTCTTCGCCTCTCGGCAGAATGGCCGAGACGATGCAGATGTTTACAGGCGGTACGCTGAGCCGGAGTTCACTCTTCGGGCTTGGGATTATGCCTTACATCTCTGCTTCAATTATCTTGATGCTTCTGGGGGAAGTTTGGGAACCGCTTAAAAAGCTCAGGCAGGAAGGTATGCAGGGGCAGCGAAAAATACAGGAGTACACCCGATATCTCACGGTGCCCTTGTGTGTGATTCAGGCCCTTATGATAATGACGTGGCTAAGGTCGATGGGCGGTATATATCCCGGAATGGAGTTTTCTACCACTCTGCTCGGGGTTATAGGTATGACCGCCGGCACACTCTTTTTGATGTGGCTCGGCGAACAGATAGATGAATACGGTATTGGAAACGGCATCAGTCTTTTGATTATGGCTGGTATCCTTTCGAGAATGCCGGGAACAGTGGTTCAGGTCGCTCAAAATTCTACCTTACAGGTGGGGGCTATCGAAGGCCAGTACGGGCCTGGCAAGATTATGTTTATTGTTGCCGCTTTCCTCTTTGTGGTAGCGGGGGCGATCCTCATTACTCAGGCACAGAGAAGAATACCAATACAGCAGGCACGTCAGATGAGAGGCCGCAGGATGGTTGGCGGAGTTCGCCATTATCTGCCGTTGCGTGTTAATCACGGCGGCGTAATGCCGATTATCTTTGCCTCAAGTTTGATGATGTTCCCGGGAATCATAATAGATCAGATTGCCAAGATTGGTACGCTGGGAGGAAGTCCGGTTATGATGTACCTTGCAGGTGCGTTTACTCCGCAGGCCTGGACATACAACTTCGTTTATATTGTAATGATCTTTGCTTTCTCATATTTCTGGACTACTGTACAGTTCCAGCCGAAAGATTTGGCGAAAAGCCTTCGTGATCAGGGCAGTTTTGTGCCAGGGCTTCGCCCGGGGCACAGAACCGCAGAATATCTTGAGAAGGTGATGACAAGAATTACATTTTACGGGGCATCTTTCCTCGCAGTGATTGCTGTAGTACCTCAGCTTGTTACAATCCTTATGGGTGTTGACTGGGTAGTAGCTTCCTTCCTCGGAGGTACCGGTCTTCTGATTGTGGTAAGTGTTTCGCTTGATCTTGTTCAGAGAATTGAATCCCAGCTCGTAATGCATAATTATGAAGGATTCTCCGATTCAGGTAAGATTAAAGGTGCAAGAAGATGA
- the rpsH gene encoding 30S ribosomal protein S8 has translation MSLSDPVADMLTRIRNAVMVKQNEVTVKASKVCEGIAQVLLSEGFIKEYDRIEDTGQGILRIKLKYSELGTPVITDLQRVSTPGKRVYGSVEDLPRVLGGLGVSIVSTSQGVLSDVNCRKNKIGGEILCTVS, from the coding sequence ATGAGCTTAAGCGATCCAGTTGCTGATATGCTGACGAGAATAAGAAATGCTGTTATGGTGAAGCAAAATGAAGTAACCGTAAAAGCAAGTAAAGTATGCGAGGGTATTGCCCAGGTGCTTTTGAGTGAAGGGTTCATAAAAGAATATGACCGCATTGAAGACACAGGGCAGGGTATTCTGCGCATAAAATTGAAATATTCTGAGCTGGGCACACCGGTTATCACTGATTTGCAGAGAGTCAGCACCCCGGGAAAAAGGGTTTACGGCTCCGTTGAGGATCTGCCCAGAGTGCTTGGCGGATTGGGCGTGTCAATCGTTTCAACAAGCCAAGGCGTGTTGAGTGATGTTAATTGCCGCAAGAATAAAATTGGCGGCGAAATTCTTTGTACGGTGAGCTGA
- the rpsM gene encoding 30S ribosomal protein S13, producing the protein MPRIVGVDVPNNKQIFYSLLYIHGIGKHYSKKVLEKVGIEPTRRADQLTDEELTKLSQLITDKYEIEGQLRRKVVQDINRLKEIGCYRGFRHKRGLPCRGQQTQCNSRTRKGKKKTVAGKKSVKALR; encoded by the coding sequence ATGCCTCGTATAGTCGGTGTAGATGTACCAAACAATAAACAAATATTCTATTCTCTTCTGTATATACACGGAATCGGGAAACATTATTCGAAGAAAGTCCTTGAAAAGGTTGGTATAGAACCAACCCGCAGGGCTGACCAGCTTACTGATGAAGAGCTCACGAAACTCTCTCAGCTTATCACTGATAAGTATGAGATTGAAGGCCAGCTCAGAAGGAAAGTTGTTCAAGATATTAACAGGCTCAAAGAGATTGGCTGTTACAGGGGCTTCCGTCATAAAAGAGGCCTGCCCTGCCGTGGACAGCAGACACAGTGCAACTCCCGCACGCGTAAAGGCAAGAAGAAAACAGTTGCAGGCAAGAAGAGTGTTAAGGCGTTACGCTGA
- the rpmJ gene encoding 50S ribosomal protein L36, with product MKVRSSVKRICESCKIIKRKGVIRVVCSANPRHKQRQG from the coding sequence ATGAAAGTTAGAAGTTCAGTAAAGCGTATCTGTGAAAGTTGCAAAATTATAAAGAGGAAGGGCGTGATCAGAGTAGTCTGTTCTGCCAATCCGCGTCATAAGCAGAGACAGGGCTAA